DNA from Streptomyces luteogriseus:
ATCGACGTAGGGCCGCAGCAGGGCGGTGAGCGCCGGGTCACCTCGGCCGTTCAGCTCGTCGGAGGCGATCTTGCGGGCGATCCCGGCGAGGAAGTCCGCCACCTGAACTCGCGCGTCGTCCCGCGCGACGACGAGCCGCATCCCCGTCAGGCCGATCCCGGCCCGCCGAGCCATCCCCTCGATCCATGCGATGCGGTCCGGCGTCAGCATGTTCTGCCGGTCGTGCACGAGGTGGACCGGCCGCCCGTCGCGGCTCCAGAGCGCCGCCGTCCGCACGATCGCAGGGAGCAGCGGGTTGAGCAACGGGATCAGTGGCGGCCCGGCCAGGAACCCGTCCCGGTAGGACACCGCGCGGGGCCGGGTCCCGGCGAGCCGCTCCAGGATCCTGGCCGCGTCCGTCCTCGGGTGCGTCCGGCGCAGGGCGTCGACCGTGTCGTAGAAGGCCTCCACCGGATCCCCGTCGTGGCGGACCCGCAACAGCTGGTTGGCCGCCTCCAGGAACGCCCGCCAGCCGTCCGCCCCGAAGGTCCGGGGCCCCGCGCTGAACAGGACGGCCGCCTCTGCCGCGTCGTCCAGCAGCAGGCCGAGGGTCCGGTCCACCACGAAGAACGTCTTCTCCATGAGATGCACCCGTGCCTGCCCGTGGATCGGGCCCCGCGGCGCGAGCAGCCACTCCAGCACCGCGCGGTGCTTCTCCCGCAGCAGGTGGTTCGCCTTGTACTCCTCGG
Protein-coding regions in this window:
- a CDS encoding DUF3800 domain-containing protein; translation: MSGNLVDGEQGGAAGSSLEIACDESGSDGENLTGGNTDVFAHAGVSLSPASAEATVREIRDRIRSPAEEYKANHLLREKHRAVLEWLLAPRGPIHGQARVHLMEKTFFVVDRTLGLLLDDAAEAAVLFSAGPRTFGADGWRAFLEAANQLLRVRHDGDPVEAFYDTVDALRRTHPRTDAARILERLAGTRPRAVSYRDGFLAGPPLIPLLNPLLPAIVRTAALWSRDGRPVHLVHDRQNMLTPDRIAWIEGMARRAGIGLTGMRLVVARDDARVQVADFLAGIARKIASDELNGRGDPALTALLRPYVDPGSVWGDARSGALLAAPVAG